The sequence below is a genomic window from Deltaproteobacteria bacterium.
GCCGCAGGCGTTTCCGCGTCGATGCTTCAGCGACTTGTTAGGCGGTCCCATTAAATAAACGGTCTATCCTACCCCTATCGCACACGAACCATCCTTACGTAACCAAATGCCGACAGACACATTTTGGAAGACGTTTCCGAACATCGTAACTTCACCGACTTTGATCCCGTTACCCGTTAAAACGAATAACTCCGGTTTAGGAGCATCCGAACATTTAATAAAGTACCCATCTGGCGCATATAATTCTGCGTCCGCTTTGAACGACTCGCCAACACCATGGGATAGTTCGAACATCACTTTATTTTCAAGACTGCAGATGAACTTGCCCGGCGTGTCTCTTATCTCGATGTTCACTTTTTTTCCTGCTTCGGTAGGATAAACTCGGTTGCTTTTAACCTTCGCCAGATATGTTCCGTCTGAGTGATAAATTGGTATCTGTGTCGTAAAACCAATACCATGTTCTTGAATGACCTCTATAAAGGGCTGTCCAGAAGCTTTTTCACCTAAGCTTTGGCAGACTATGCGGTGCATAGTACCTTCGTTCAAAGGAGGAGAATTGTGCTCAGCAAGGTGAAAAAACAAGTCAATGAGCTCTTGTCTCATCCCGTCGGGAGCATCCAAATCAATGTTTCGGACAGGCCGCTCCACTTCGTCAGAAGATGAAAACTCTCTGAAATTGCTCACCTTCATACCTCAAAATAAGAGAGTTCAAAAAGTTGAAAAAGTTTTCCTGGCATCCCATTGATACATCTTATCATTAGCTCTAACAATGTTTATATGGATCCGTATAACATCCCAATATATCTCTTATAACACACATAAAACACTTAAACAAGAAGGAATGCTTTGGCTCGAATTCATTCTATATCAATGTCTTATTTTTTTACTGCTTTTGCCAAAGATTTTATGCGGATCAGCATAAAGGTCGCAATGCCAGGCTTAAAACGCATCGGCGGGGCTAGGTTCCCAGCCATCCCACGATTAGCGAAGACTGCTGGCCTTTTTGTTCACTCAATCGGCTGGGCAAGCCATGACCCGAAAGGTCATGCGCATTTTATGACCTGATCATGTCCATACCCTGGTCTAGTTCCCCGGGGAAGGAGAGCTGAGGCCTTTTTTATGAAACAATGGAAACAGCGAAGCTCTGCGCTTATCAAGCGCAATCTCAGGCGAGATCAAGCCAATCGGGAAATCGGTGTAAGTGGAGCTTGGATGAGCGCCCTAGGCAGACCTCTTGTGCTGACGTACCCCGACAACACAAGTTGTCGGGGCCACCCGCCAATCGGGACTGTGTGCGGAAATGCTGGCTCATGAGCAGCCGCATAGCTTTTTTAATTTTTTCAGATTTTTTTGAAGCGCCTAATCTAATTTATATGGTCTTTCGTCCCACCAGGGATAAAAATCCGGCATGTCTGCACTCGGTTTCATGGGAAACTTCGGAGACCGCTTTTCCAGAAATGACCTGACCCCTTCTTGAATATCCTTGCTTTGCATCATATAAAACAGGGCCTGGGATTCTATCTTGTGCGCCTCCATGGGGTGGTCGGCTCCGAGCATGCGCCAGAGCATCTGCCGTGATAAGGCCGTTGATACGGCCGAAGTGTTTTCGGCAATCTCCATAGCCAGGTCCCTGGCCTTGGGTATCAGATCATCCGGAGGCAAGACCCGGCTGACAAGCCCTCCCTTAAGGGCCTCTTGGGCGGAAAAAACCCGGCCGGTCATGATCCATTCCGAGGCCTGGGCAACCCCGACTAATCGAGGCAGAAAATACGTGCAGCACCCCTCGGGAACCATGCCCCGACGATTAAAGACCAGTCCCATTTTGGCTGCTTCGGAAGCGATTCGGATATCCATGGGCAGAGTCATTGTCGTGCCCACACCCACGGCCGGTCCATTGATAGCTGCGATGACTGGTTTCGTTGTTTCAAAGACCTTTAAGGTGAACTGACCGGCCGTGTCCCGCGGGGCCTTTCCATCTTCTCCGGCAGGGCGCGCCTTGTAGTTTGGCCCAGCGCTCAGGTCCGCGCCGGCGCAAAAACCACGGCCAGCCCCGGTTACTATGATTACACGGACTTCATCATCCGAGTCGGCCGCGTCAAAGGCCTGGATCAGTTCGTCCATCATCTCCACTGTCCAGGCATTTAATCTATCCGGTCTGTTAAGGGTGACCGTAGCGATCCGGTTTTCAATCTCGTATAAAATAGTATTAAAATTCATGTGGCAATCCTCCGAGTAAATAATCCGAGATTATACGGTAGTTTTCGCATTGACTTTGTGATGCCATTTTTTCACTTGAACTGATTTTCCCTATTTACGGGCATACTAACCCTAGCTACTTAGCCTGTCAATCAGTGATCCGGCCTTCACCCAGGCCCCAGCACTGCGCCATAAAGGGGGGCCAAAGGGGAGGCTGAAGCTGCATGCACCCTTCATCGCCGGCCACGATACGAGACGCTAGAGGCGGCCTTGATGATCCGGTGGATAGCTTTCACCATTGAATCTTACTTTAAATTGGATGTTTACGAAACTTCAGTTTCAGGGTGGGGGTAGTGGAAAATATTTCACTGTTCTTTTCATAAGAGTTAGCAACACCTGCCGATAATTATAAACGATGCTGATTAAGGCTGATTAAGCCTGTTTACTAATGATTTTGTATTATTCTTTGGGATTCTCATCCTTTTCCATAATTTTTTTTATCTTTTTTTCTTCCCAATCCTCACCAAGAAACTTACCTTTAAGAACAAATGTGTTTGAAGCATGAATTAAAACTCCAATTCCCCAAAAAACAGTTACCCAATAAAACCATAAGCTGCCAGGGCTTGTAATAAGATTTATAATAAGAAGAACTAAATTCATTACAGCGTATGAAAGTAGATGACTGTAAAAATCTTTTACTTCTTTAACCCTTTTCTTTGCCTTTTCGTATTTCTCGTCATTCATCATTATTCCCTCCCTAGTGTTTACTTGTTAATCGAACTTTTACCTGTAAGTTTGACCTCCAGAACTGCTCTTTCCCTCAATAAGAATCTTACCATTACCTGTGACAACTCTTCCCTTTGCGCTTGTTGAGTCTATCTTTATTTTTCCGGATGAAGATTGAAGATCAAAAGTGAAGTCATTCATATTATTGATAAAATCAAAATTGATTTTCCCTGAGGTTGTCCGAAATGAGGAATTTTTAGTTATTCTGATATTACTTCCTTCTTGTTTCCCTGAACTGGATTCAAGGTTCAGACCGCCCTCATGATCTGTAATATATAATGCCCCGGATGAAGAATGAGCGAATATATCGCCCTTTACCCCTTCGTAAGTCTGTTTGCCAGATGATGTTTTCGCTTTGATATCCCCATCTGATTTCAGAACTGTAATTCGACCGGACGATGTCTTCAGGTTCTTTTTGCCATTACAGCCCTCCATGGCGATCTGACCTGAACTACTGGTTAGATGGAGGTCTGATGAAATTTCCTTTAGTTCTATGGCCCCAGATGATGTTTCAAGCTGTATCTCTTGAGACGTGATACCCTGTATCATGATTTTGCCTGAGCTGTTATTGACGCTGACTTTGAATTCATGGGGAACTTTAAATATCATTTTAGGCTTCTCACGAAAGGGGAGGTTAATACTTGAAAATAATTTTTTCTCTACCCAGAACTTCAGTTTGGAACTGGTTTGCTCGTGTAAAACCTTGACATTGTCTCGTAGAAATTGAGAGGGAATTATGATCTGAGCTTCTACGGCTGTTCCAGGATATCCTGCAACTTCCACAGCAAAAAACGATCCGTCAATGACAAGTTTGTCAACCCCTGTGAATGTTAGATTTTCTTGACCGGCCATAACAACTCCTCCTGAACACAATAGCCAAAGACCAATACAACCCATGTTCCCCTTGGATCGAAATGCGAAAGATAGTAGAACTATTTGAAATTACACAAAATATCAGACATTACCTGACTAGTCATTAGTGTCTACACTCCCTGATTATCCAANNNNNNNNNAGCTATTTATCTATGTTGTAGACACTACAACGCCAAGATTTATTCCTCGAAATAATAAATATTATCAATAAGATACACCATCCAATCTCACCAATGAATTCTGGAACATGGGATACAAATAAAGACAGTGAAAACGATTTTCTTGCGCATATAAACCTCCATCATGACTCAGTAGCCCTAGCAGGTCAGTGAGTTATTTATCGAAGATATAGATTGCCGGTTTTGTCTTTTGGTTTGTTTAGGAATTTTTCTTTTAGGAATTAATATGTCTAATCTCAGCCTGTTGTCAAGCCGAATCTCGGGGCAGGGAACTGAAAAACCCCAGCTTTTATTACGTTTAGCTTGCTGTATAAAATGACATTTTATAATAATATCAGTAGGATGTCATTGCGAGCCCTTCGCTTTCGCTCTGGACAGGCTCTGCGAAGCAATCTCGATCTTGATACTCTTGTATTCATTCAAACGAAACATAATTTTAACAACCACTATAGAGGCCCATTCTCATCGCACCGCCGAACCGGCCAACGCTTGCCATCTGAGACTGAAAAATATTTGCTCCTGACGTATAATTTTCTATGAAAAAACAATTTGTTATCTCAAATGGGCTCAATCGTTCACCCACAGATTTTCTAGACGAAGCTATAAAATTAATGATAACCAATCTAGTCTAAGTTTCAACCTCAGAGTAAATAAAAAAAATACGTTCCGATTAAAAAGGTCTGAGAAGGTTTAATCGGAAATTATTTTGCTAACTGCTCTAGTTGAAAAATATCGGTTTTTTAAAAAGGGTTCCGTAGGTGAGAGCAGAAGGTTGATCGAAACAGGCTGGCCGGATGTAATGAACTCATGAAACAATGGAAATAGCGAAGTTCTGTGCTTATCAAGCGCAATCTCAGGCGAGATCAAGCCTATCGGGAAATCGGTTTAAGTGGAGATAGGGTGAGCGTCGTAGGCAGACCTCTTGTGCTGACGCACCCCGACAACAAAAGTTGTCGGGACCACCCGTTTTTAAGGGATTGAGTGAGTAAATGTCATAAATATATTTCGATTAAAAAGATTATCCGCGTCTGGACCTTTGAGGTGTTTTCAAGGGTGAAGGGGACTTTTCTGGCTGCTTCTATTTAAGATTTCGATTGGAACATCATTTTAGCGATTTTTATAGATTAAGGTTCAGCTTTGTCAAAGTTTACATAATATATCTTATCGGTCTTTTAAAGGTAAAAAATATATGCCGCCAAACCCCAGGCCTTATAAAGCACTCTCGGTCTGAACCTGATTCCGCCCCTTTTCCTTGGCCAGATAAAGGGCCTGGTCAGCACGAACGAACAGGTCGTTCGGCGTGTCATCCTTGCGGCCGGCTGCCACACCTATGCTCAAGGTAACCTTTATGAAGAGATCGCGGTCGCGGAAGACCTTGAATTCCACCCTCCCAATACTCGTCCGAATCTTGTTCGCAATCCTGGCCGCGGCCTTGAGATTACTTTCCGGAAGAATGACCACGAACTCATCCCCCCCGTAGCGCGCCAGGAAGTCGTCTTTGCGGATGCCTTCGCCGGTCAAACGGGCCACGTGCAGCAGTATCTTGTCCCCGGCGCGGTGGCCGTAAGTATTGTTGATGGTTCGGAATTTATCCACATCAAAGACAATGAGGCTGAATTCCTCCAGCGTTCCCCGCTGAAGGTCTTCCAGGGCCTTTTTAATCTGAAAGTCAAAGGCCCGCCGGTTGTAAACCTCGGTCAGCCGGTCGTGAAGCGAAGCCTTTTTAAACCGCTCCATCTCCTCGAAGGCGGTCTTGCTCTGCCGGGTGAAGTCCTGGTAGCGCCGGTGGACTGATTTGAGCCTTTTCTGGACCGACTTTTTTTCTTTTTCGATCTGTTTGATACGGGCCTCGTCATCTGCCTTTTTTTCCAGGAAATGACGCCTGATACTGCCGATCCGGTTCAGGACCGCTGTCCGGATTTCATCCAGGCTCTTGCCGCGCATCTTAAAGGACTGCTCGATCTCTTGCATGTCCTCATGCACCCGCATCTCAAAATCAACCTCAAGGATCATGAAACGGTCACGGTCCGAATCCAGGGTCTTGACCAGGGCCTTTTCCGTCTCTTCGAGGTGAACCATCACTTCCTGGGAAAAGCGGTACAGTTCCTCTCTTTTGTGCCGCATCAGCTCCTTGATCTGAAAGATCAGATTAAAAATTTCGTGAACAAAAGGCTCGAAATTATCCAGGGTAAAGTCAGAGCCGATGCGGAGCGCCAGGTCCTGAGCCTGCTCCTGGAGGTTCGGATCTTCAAAGCTGGCGATTTCTCCAACCAGGGCCGCCAGGATGTCCCGGATATTGTCTTCCACGTCCTCGGGGCCTGCGGCCTCCACGGCCTTGTCCTCAGGGAACTCTTCAAGTGCGCCGGCATCTATTTTAAATAAAAGGTTTTTCAGCTCCTTGGTCGTATT
It includes:
- a CDS encoding GGDEF domain-containing protein, whose translation is MTDETGQKVRFLAAEIIEALGAVLQKRKPLDSKTLSESLLERPSVVSLFKETAAEETDLGEELEKKNREFKDLSAKYNQTLKDLQYTEVQAREIEESLKELALILTIFAKNDDEPALEKELETLKDTLKKHTVPSRIINTTKELKNLLFKIDAGALEEFPEDKAVEAAGPEDVEDNIRDILAALVGEIASFEDPNLQEQAQDLALRIGSDFTLDNFEPFVHEIFNLIFQIKELMRHKREELYRFSQEVMVHLEETEKALVKTLDSDRDRFMILEVDFEMRVHEDMQEIEQSFKMRGKSLDEIRTAVLNRIGSIRRHFLEKKADDEARIKQIEKEKKSVQKRLKSVHRRYQDFTRQSKTAFEEMERFKKASLHDRLTEVYNRRAFDFQIKKALEDLQRGTLEEFSLIVFDVDKFRTINNTYGHRAGDKILLHVARLTGEGIRKDDFLARYGGDEFVVILPESNLKAAARIANKIRTSIGRVEFKVFRDRDLFIKVTLSIGVAAGRKDDTPNDLFVRADQALYLAKEKGRNQVQTESAL
- a CDS encoding 2TM domain-containing protein gives rise to the protein MMNDEKYEKAKKRVKEVKDFYSHLLSYAVMNLVLLIINLITSPGSLWFYWVTVFWGIGVLIHASNTFVLKGKFLGEDWEEKKIKKIMEKDENPKE
- a CDS encoding DUF4097 family beta strand repeat protein, with translation MAGQENLTFTGVDKLVIDGSFFAVEVAGYPGTAVEAQIIIPSQFLRDNVKVLHEQTSSKLKFWVEKKLFSSINLPFREKPKMIFKVPHEFKVSVNNSSGKIMIQGITSQEIQLETSSGAIELKEISSDLHLTSSSGQIAMEGCNGKKNLKTSSGRITVLKSDGDIKAKTSSGKQTYEGVKGDIFAHSSSGALYITDHEGGLNLESSSGKQEGSNIRITKNSSFRTTSGKINFDFINNMNDFTFDLQSSSGKIKIDSTSAKGRVVTGNGKILIEGKSSSGGQTYR
- a CDS encoding crotonase/enoyl-CoA hydratase family protein; this translates as MNFNTILYEIENRIATVTLNRPDRLNAWTVEMMDELIQAFDAADSDDEVRVIIVTGAGRGFCAGADLSAGPNYKARPAGEDGKAPRDTAGQFTLKVFETTKPVIAAINGPAVGVGTTMTLPMDIRIASEAAKMGLVFNRRGMVPEGCCTYFLPRLVGVAQASEWIMTGRVFSAQEALKGGLVSRVLPPDDLIPKARDLAMEIAENTSAVSTALSRQMLWRMLGADHPMEAHKIESQALFYMMQSKDIQEGVRSFLEKRSPKFPMKPSADMPDFYPWWDERPYKLD